A section of the Flavobacterium ardleyense genome encodes:
- a CDS encoding exonuclease SbcCD subunit D — protein MKILHTADWHLGQLFHEYDRNFEHQQFLDWLLETIKEEKIDVLLVSGDIFDISNPAAASIRMFYTFLQKATKENSDLQIVITAGNHDSASRLEAPKPLLESSNIHIIGTIEKNSDGSVDYEKLTIPLRNKFGEIKTWCLAIPFLRIGDYPNIANSTSPYAEGVTALYNEAFEYAQKIKQDDQNIIAMGHLHTQHAEVLDMDISERPIMGGVECVAATAFHDDIKYVALGHIHKAQRIGGKEHIRYSGSPLPMSFSERNYKHQVFIFELENEITSLKTVEIPVTIPLLRIPLKAELLEKVLEQLNQLPEKNDDFPAPYLEVQVLLEEPEPALRHKIDEVLKFKNVRLARIQQHYSKSKSNPEESSPQELLNELKPIDVFSKSYHSKYDAEVPDHLMDLFRQTLEEVNQAEN, from the coding sequence ATGAAAATACTTCACACCGCTGACTGGCATTTAGGACAACTCTTCCACGAATACGATAGAAACTTTGAACACCAACAATTTTTAGATTGGCTTTTAGAAACAATCAAGGAAGAGAAAATAGACGTTTTGCTTGTCAGCGGTGATATATTTGATATTTCTAATCCGGCGGCAGCTTCAATCAGAATGTTTTATACTTTCCTGCAAAAGGCCACAAAGGAAAATTCCGATTTACAAATTGTTATTACGGCTGGAAATCACGATTCGGCTTCTCGACTAGAAGCACCCAAACCTCTATTAGAATCTTCTAACATTCACATTATTGGAACTATCGAAAAAAATAGTGATGGCAGTGTCGATTATGAGAAGTTGACCATTCCGTTGCGAAACAAATTCGGTGAAATAAAAACCTGGTGTCTGGCTATTCCGTTTTTGCGAATTGGCGATTATCCAAATATTGCCAATTCAACAAGTCCGTATGCCGAAGGTGTTACCGCTCTATACAACGAAGCTTTTGAGTATGCCCAGAAAATTAAGCAAGATGATCAGAATATTATTGCAATGGGACATTTGCACACACAGCACGCCGAAGTGTTGGATATGGATATATCCGAAAGACCAATTATGGGTGGCGTTGAATGTGTTGCTGCAACAGCTTTTCACGATGATATTAAATATGTTGCGTTGGGTCATATTCACAAGGCGCAACGTATTGGCGGTAAAGAACACATTCGCTATTCGGGAAGTCCGCTACCAATGTCGTTTTCTGAGAGAAACTACAAACATCAGGTTTTCATTTTCGAGTTAGAAAATGAAATTACTTCGCTAAAAACAGTCGAAATTCCTGTAACAATTCCGCTATTGCGAATCCCCTTAAAGGCCGAACTTTTGGAGAAAGTATTGGAGCAGTTAAATCAACTTCCCGAAAAAAATGACGATTTTCCAGCACCATATCTAGAAGTGCAAGTACTTTTGGAAGAGCCAGAGCCTGCGCTGCGACATAAAATTGACGAAGTTCTAAAATTTAAAAATGTCAGATTGGCGCGTATTCAGCAGCATTATTCAAAATCTAAATCAAATCCGGAAGAATCTAGCCCTCAAGAACTTCTCAACGAATTGAAACCAATTGATGTGTTTTCAAAATCATACCATAGCAAGTATGATGCAGAAGTACCAGATCACTTGATGGACTTATTCCGACAGACCTTAGAAGAAGTCAACCAGGCAGAGAATTAA
- a CDS encoding acetyl-CoA C-acyltransferase: MNTKKIVIVSAARTPIGSFMGALSTVPAPQLGATAIKGALDKINLDYAKVDEVIMGNVVQAGVGQAPARQAALLAGLSKEVAATTVNKVCASGMKAIMQGAQAIKAGDAEIVVAGGMENMSMIPHYMHLRNATKFGPATMIDGLQKDGLVDAYDNNAMGVCADACATEYNFSREDQDNFAVESYTRSANAWDAGKFDEEVVAVSVPQRKGDPIMVTKDEEYTNVKLDKIPSLRGAFSKDGTVTAANASTINDGAAAVVLMSEEKANELGLSILAYITGYADAAQEPNKFTTSPSLALPKALDKAGVAITDVDYFEFNEAFAVVGLANAKILDLDLAKVNVNGGAVSLGHPLGCSGARIVVTLLNVLKQNNAKTGAAAICNGGGGASAIVLERA, translated from the coding sequence ATGAATACTAAGAAAATAGTTATCGTATCGGCTGCACGTACGCCAATTGGAAGTTTTATGGGTGCTTTATCTACTGTTCCTGCTCCGCAATTGGGTGCTACGGCAATAAAAGGTGCGCTTGACAAAATTAATCTTGACTACGCAAAAGTGGATGAGGTAATTATGGGAAATGTTGTTCAGGCTGGTGTTGGTCAAGCTCCTGCTAGACAAGCGGCTCTGCTTGCTGGTCTTAGCAAAGAGGTTGCTGCAACGACTGTAAACAAAGTTTGTGCTTCTGGTATGAAAGCAATTATGCAGGGTGCTCAAGCAATTAAAGCGGGAGATGCTGAAATTGTTGTTGCTGGTGGAATGGAAAACATGAGCATGATTCCTCACTATATGCACTTGCGAAATGCTACTAAATTTGGTCCTGCTACAATGATTGACGGGCTTCAAAAAGATGGTCTTGTAGATGCTTACGATAATAATGCAATGGGAGTTTGTGCTGATGCTTGTGCTACAGAATATAATTTCTCTCGTGAAGATCAAGATAATTTTGCGGTTGAATCTTATACAAGATCTGCAAATGCTTGGGATGCTGGAAAATTTGACGAAGAAGTTGTTGCTGTTTCAGTACCTCAACGTAAAGGTGACCCGATTATGGTGACTAAAGATGAAGAATATACCAATGTGAAATTGGATAAAATTCCTTCGCTAAGAGGTGCGTTTTCAAAAGATGGAACAGTTACGGCGGCAAATGCTTCGACTATTAATGATGGTGCTGCTGCGGTAGTGCTTATGAGTGAAGAAAAAGCAAACGAACTTGGATTATCAATTCTAGCTTATATCACTGGATATGCGGACGCGGCTCAAGAGCCAAATAAATTTACAACTTCGCCGTCTTTAGCTTTGCCAAAAGCATTAGATAAAGCTGGCGTTGCAATTACAGATGTAGACTATTTTGAATTCAACGAGGCGTTTGCGGTAGTTGGATTGGCTAATGCTAAAATATTGGATTTAGACCTTGCTAAAGTTAACGTAAACGGTGGAGCGGTTTCTCTTGGTCATCCTCTAGGATGTTCTGGTGCTAGAATCGTGGTTACTTTGTTGAACGTTTTGAAACAAAATAATGCAAAAACTGGTGCTGCAGCTATCTGTAATGGTGGTGGTGGTGCATCTGCAATTGTTCTTGAAAGAGCCTAA
- a CDS encoding C40 family peptidase, with amino-acid sequence MFGISKLAIIPLRAESSHRSEIVSQLLFGEHFQILEVSPNKEWHRIKNQFDGYEGWIDSKQSTEISEEDFVNLSAQPRILTTDLIEYVSSKDHLLTTVPLGSSLNFLSIDSVNKEQFVFEGESVNEIQDKAKLIDTAFLYLNTPYLWGGRTPFGIDCSGFTQMVYKLNGFKLERDASQQALQGEPLSFIEESEAGDLAFFDNDEGVITHVGIIMEDNYIIHSSGKVRIDRLDHLGIFNPETQRHTHKLRVIKKYI; translated from the coding sequence ATGTTTGGTATTTCAAAACTGGCCATTATTCCGCTTCGTGCCGAATCTAGTCATAGAAGCGAAATTGTTTCGCAACTCTTATTTGGAGAACACTTTCAGATTCTGGAAGTGTCTCCCAATAAAGAATGGCATAGAATAAAAAATCAATTTGATGGTTATGAAGGTTGGATTGATTCAAAACAGTCTACTGAAATTTCGGAAGAGGATTTTGTAAATCTTTCTGCCCAACCTCGAATTTTAACCACAGATTTGATTGAATATGTTTCATCAAAAGATCATTTATTAACTACTGTTCCACTTGGATCGTCTCTTAATTTTTTGAGTATAGATTCAGTCAATAAAGAACAATTTGTTTTTGAAGGCGAGTCGGTTAATGAAATTCAAGACAAAGCTAAACTTATTGATACAGCATTTCTTTATTTGAATACTCCCTATTTATGGGGTGGCAGAACTCCTTTTGGAATTGATTGTTCTGGATTTACGCAAATGGTGTATAAATTAAATGGTTTTAAGCTAGAACGCGATGCCTCGCAGCAAGCATTGCAAGGAGAACCATTAAGTTTTATTGAAGAAAGTGAAGCTGGTGATTTGGCATTTTTTGATAATGACGAAGGTGTGATTACGCATGTGGGAATCATCATGGAAGACAATTACATTATTCACTCAAGCGGAAAAGTCCGAATTGACAGACTGGACCATTTGGGGATTTTTAATCCAGAAACGCAACGACATACACACAAGCTCAGGGTAATAAAAAAGTATATATAA
- a CDS encoding tetratricopeptide repeat protein: protein MKKVVILAGALLISGVTFAQKNELKSLKKILDKTEAPDAKQLSEYKSNATAAKGFLGSADASDKVYINFYNDITPLLEYNSAVEIAKGENSNAIAKRFFSQAKLEAMVSSMNAVTEFEKTSGKAVHSKDIEKLKPMLSTAILNYAIALGNDKKYSEAAKALYSSYQLDKKDQDNLYYASTYAITANDYDLALKYYNELKDLKYSGEKTNFLARNIATEKEESFATKDMRNKMITFKTHDQPRDQKEPSKRGEIYKNVALILVQQGKIEEAKKAIADAKIENPNDESLMLTEADLYLQLKDYDGYKKVVNQLLEKNPNDADLVYNLGVIAFDADNLTEAEQYFRKAVSINPEYANAYVNIAAIKFKEDKLVVEKMNKLGTSAADNKKYEAFKAERAATFKGLLPLLEKAYAIEPENQNVIYNLMTVYNYLEMTAKYKELKAKVKE from the coding sequence ATGAAAAAAGTTGTCATACTTGCAGGCGCACTTCTAATTTCGGGAGTAACTTTTGCGCAGAAAAATGAATTAAAATCTCTTAAAAAGATTTTAGATAAAACAGAGGCTCCGGATGCGAAGCAATTAAGCGAATATAAGAGCAACGCCACTGCAGCAAAAGGCTTTCTTGGATCTGCAGATGCATCAGATAAAGTTTATATAAATTTCTACAATGATATTACACCGTTGTTGGAATACAATTCTGCGGTGGAGATAGCAAAGGGTGAGAATTCAAATGCTATTGCAAAAAGATTTTTTTCTCAGGCGAAACTAGAAGCAATGGTAAGCAGTATGAATGCCGTTACAGAATTTGAAAAGACTTCTGGAAAAGCAGTTCATTCAAAAGATATTGAAAAGTTAAAGCCTATGTTGTCAACCGCAATTCTTAATTATGCTATTGCTTTAGGTAATGACAAAAAGTATTCAGAAGCAGCAAAAGCTTTGTATTCGTCTTACCAACTAGATAAGAAAGATCAAGATAATTTGTATTATGCTTCAACTTATGCAATTACAGCTAATGATTATGATTTAGCTTTAAAGTATTATAACGAATTGAAAGATTTGAAATACTCTGGAGAAAAAACAAATTTTCTAGCAAGAAATATTGCAACAGAAAAAGAAGAGTCCTTTGCTACAAAGGACATGAGAAATAAGATGATTACTTTTAAAACTCACGACCAACCTCGTGATCAGAAAGAGCCATCAAAAAGAGGAGAGATTTACAAAAATGTTGCTTTAATTCTTGTGCAGCAAGGTAAGATTGAAGAGGCAAAAAAGGCAATTGCTGATGCAAAAATCGAAAATCCTAATGATGAGTCATTAATGCTTACAGAAGCTGATCTTTATTTGCAACTTAAGGATTATGATGGTTACAAGAAAGTTGTAAATCAATTGCTTGAAAAAAATCCTAATGATGCAGATCTAGTCTATAACCTGGGAGTAATTGCATTTGATGCTGATAATTTAACTGAAGCCGAACAGTATTTTAGAAAAGCTGTTTCTATCAATCCTGAATATGCAAATGCATACGTAAACATCGCTGCAATAAAATTTAAAGAGGACAAATTGGTTGTAGAAAAGATGAATAAACTTGGAACATCTGCTGCCGATAATAAAAAATATGAAGCCTTTAAAGCAGAGAGAGCTGCAACTTTCAAAGGATTATTACCTCTTCTTGAAAAAGCCTATGCAATTGAACCTGAAAATCAAAACGTAATTTATAACCTTATGACGGTTTACAATTACCTTGAAATGACGGCAAAATACAAAGAACTTAAAGCAAAAGTGAAAGAATAA
- the gyrA gene encoding DNA gyrase subunit A — translation MADAGKLIPINIEDEMKSAYIDYSMSVIVSRALPDVRDGLKPVHRRVLYGMYDLGLFSNRAHKKSARIVGEVLGKYHPHGDTSVYDAMVRMAQEWSLRYLLVDGQGNFGSVDGDSPAAMRYTEARMRKISEEILADIDKETVDFQLNFDDTLYEPKVMPTRVPNLLINGASGIAVGMATNMPPHNLSEVIDGTMAYIDNNDIEIDELINHIKAPDFPTGGIIYGYDGVREAFKTGRGRVMMRAKVGFEEVDGRECIIVTEIPYQVNKADMIKKTADLVNDKKIDGIANIRDESDRNGMRIVYILKRDAVPNVVLNTLYKYTQLQASFSVNNIALVNGRPQMLNLKDMIHYFVEHRHDVVTRRTIFELRKAEERAHILEGLIIASDNIDEVIKLIRASKDGEEARGKLIERFQLSEIQARAIVEMRLRQLTGLEQDKLRAEYDEIMKVIERLKALLASKELRMELIKEELLEIKEKYGDARRSIIEYAGGDVSIEDLIADENVVITISHAGYIKRTNLSEYKTQNRGGVGQKGVATRDQDFLEHLFVATNHQYMMFFTQKGKCFWMRVYEIPEGSKTSKGRAIQNLVNIESDDKVKAFICTQDLKDQDYINSHYVIMATKKGQVKKTLLEQYSRPRVNGINAITIREDDELLEAKLTNGESQVLLAVKSGKMVRFEEGKTRPMGRSASGVRGITLQNEQDECIGMISVNDMSSEILVVSENGYGKRSSLDDYRITNRGGKGVKTLNITEKTGSLISINAVTDNDDLMIINKSGLTIRMEVSDLRVMGRATQGVRLINIKGTDSIAAVTKVIREDEEEIEAAIEQAAEIDENGEIVKPSISDDIADEDELEEDELDEDELDEDDSDEDQDNEDEDEE, via the coding sequence ATGGCTGACGCAGGTAAGTTAATTCCGATAAATATTGAGGATGAAATGAAATCAGCTTACATCGATTACTCGATGTCGGTAATTGTATCGCGAGCACTTCCAGATGTTAGGGACGGACTCAAGCCGGTGCATAGAAGAGTTCTCTACGGAATGTATGATTTGGGACTTTTTTCCAATAGAGCTCATAAAAAATCTGCCAGAATTGTTGGAGAAGTATTAGGAAAGTACCACCCTCACGGTGATACATCCGTTTATGATGCAATGGTACGTATGGCCCAGGAATGGAGTTTACGTTACCTATTAGTTGATGGTCAAGGTAACTTTGGTTCTGTAGATGGGGATAGTCCTGCTGCAATGCGATACACCGAAGCTAGAATGCGCAAAATTTCCGAAGAGATTTTGGCTGATATCGATAAGGAAACAGTCGATTTTCAACTAAATTTTGATGATACACTTTACGAACCAAAAGTAATGCCTACGAGAGTACCAAATCTCTTGATTAATGGTGCTTCTGGAATTGCGGTAGGTATGGCAACCAATATGCCTCCTCACAATTTATCCGAAGTTATTGATGGTACAATGGCGTACATCGATAATAATGATATCGAAATTGACGAACTTATAAATCACATCAAAGCGCCAGATTTCCCAACCGGGGGAATTATCTACGGATATGATGGCGTGCGTGAAGCCTTTAAAACTGGACGTGGACGTGTAATGATGCGTGCAAAAGTTGGTTTTGAAGAAGTGGATGGACGTGAGTGCATAATCGTAACTGAAATTCCGTATCAGGTGAATAAGGCTGATATGATTAAGAAAACAGCCGATCTTGTAAATGATAAAAAAATAGATGGTATTGCCAACATCCGTGATGAATCGGATAGAAATGGTATGAGAATCGTCTATATATTAAAGAGAGATGCAGTGCCAAATGTGGTATTGAATACTCTTTATAAGTATACACAGCTTCAAGCATCGTTTAGTGTAAACAATATTGCACTAGTTAACGGTCGTCCGCAAATGTTGAATCTGAAGGATATGATTCACTATTTTGTTGAACATCGACATGATGTTGTGACAAGAAGGACAATTTTCGAATTAAGAAAAGCAGAAGAAAGAGCGCATATTCTCGAAGGATTAATTATTGCATCAGATAATATCGATGAAGTGATAAAATTGATTCGTGCATCGAAAGATGGAGAAGAAGCAAGAGGGAAATTAATCGAAAGATTCCAACTTTCAGAAATTCAAGCTCGTGCGATTGTCGAGATGAGACTTCGTCAATTGACTGGTCTTGAGCAAGACAAATTACGTGCAGAGTATGACGAGATTATGAAAGTAATCGAACGTTTGAAAGCATTGCTTGCTAGCAAAGAATTGAGAATGGAACTTATTAAAGAAGAGCTTCTCGAAATTAAAGAAAAATACGGAGATGCTCGTCGTTCTATCATCGAGTATGCTGGTGGAGATGTGAGTATTGAAGACCTTATTGCGGATGAGAATGTTGTAATCACAATTTCGCATGCAGGATATATCAAACGTACAAACCTTAGCGAATACAAAACTCAAAATAGAGGTGGAGTAGGACAAAAAGGAGTGGCAACACGTGATCAAGATTTCTTAGAGCATTTATTTGTGGCAACTAACCACCAATATATGATGTTCTTTACTCAAAAAGGAAAATGTTTCTGGATGAGAGTTTATGAAATTCCAGAAGGATCAAAAACTAGTAAAGGTAGAGCAATACAGAATCTGGTAAATATCGAAAGTGATGACAAGGTGAAAGCTTTTATCTGTACTCAGGATCTTAAAGACCAAGATTACATCAATAGTCACTATGTGATTATGGCTACTAAAAAAGGTCAGGTTAAGAAGACTTTGCTAGAGCAATATTCTAGACCTAGAGTAAATGGTATTAACGCGATTACTATCCGTGAAGATGATGAACTTTTAGAAGCAAAACTTACCAATGGGGAAAGCCAAGTTTTATTAGCAGTAAAATCTGGTAAGATGGTTCGATTTGAAGAAGGAAAAACGCGCCCAATGGGACGTTCAGCTTCTGGAGTTCGTGGAATTACGCTTCAAAACGAGCAAGATGAATGTATTGGTATGATTTCTGTAAACGATATGTCAAGCGAAATTCTTGTCGTATCAGAAAACGGATATGGAAAGAGATCTTCTTTAGATGATTACCGTATTACCAATAGAGGTGGGAAAGGAGTTAAGACTTTGAATATTACTGAAAAAACAGGTAGTCTTATATCTATCAACGCTGTTACGGATAATGATGATTTGATGATTATCAATAAATCAGGTCTTACCATTCGTATGGAAGTTTCAGACTTGAGAGTGATGGGAAGAGCAACACAAGGAGTTCGACTTATTAATATTAAAGGAACAGACTCTATTGCGGCAGTTACAAAAGTTATTCGCGAGGATGAAGAAGAAATAGAAGCGGCAATTGAACAAGCTGCTGAAATTGATGAAAACGGTGAAATTGTAAAGCCATCGATTTCTGATGATATTGCTGATGAAGATGAGTTAGAAGAAGATGAATTGGACGAAGATGAATTGGACGAAGATGATTCTGACGAAGATCAAGATAACGAAGACGAAGACGAAGAATAA
- a CDS encoding ATP-dependent Clp protease ATP-binding subunit, protein MDDNFSPRVKDVITYSKEEALRLGHDFIGTEHLMLGILRDGNGKAINILNNLSIDLDFLRRKVEILSPANPTVSIGNDKKNLHLTRQAERALKTTFLEAKVFQSTSISTAHLLLCILRNENDPTTKLLNKMKIDYDAAKEQYINMTPNNDDFLDNLPRAESFNDDSGQDDSLKEGTFASPANKSNKKSKTPVLDNFGRDLTEMAEEGKLDPVVGREKEIERVSQILSRRKKNNPLLIGEPGVGKSAIAEGLALRIIQKKVSRILFGKRVVTLDLASLVAGTKYRGQFEERMKAVMNELEKNDDIILFIDEIHTIVGAGGATGSLDASNMFKPALARGEIQCIGATTLDEYRQYIEKDGALERRFQKVIVEPTNIEETIEILNNIKDKYEEHHSVTYTPEAIEACVKLTSRYMSDRFLPDKAIDALDEAGSRVHITNIDVPKQIVDLEAQLDDVRALKNTVVKKQKYEEAAKLRDDEKRIEAELAEAQKKWDEDSKNNRIEVTEDNVADVVSMMSGIPVNRIAQTESNKLAKLPELIESKVIGQKEAVLKIARSIQRNRAGLKDPNRPIGSFIFLGQTGVGKTQLAKVLAKELFDSEDALIRIDMSEYMEKFAISRLVGAPPGYVGYEEGGQLTEKVRRKPYCVVLLDEIEKAHPDVFNMLLQVLDDGYLTDSLGRKIDFKNTIIIMTSNVGARQLKDFGQGVGFGTSARISQADDNSKSIIENALKKTFAPEFLNRIDDVIVFNALEKEDISLIIEIELKKLYARIKELGYILSISDEAKAFIAEKGFDRQFGARPLKRAIQKYVEDALAEEIITSKIIVGDEIFMDLDKDKNELTVEVQKKEQPAE, encoded by the coding sequence ATGGACGATAATTTTTCACCAAGAGTAAAAGATGTCATTACCTATAGTAAAGAAGAAGCACTACGATTAGGGCACGACTTTATAGGGACAGAGCATCTTATGCTAGGAATTTTGAGAGATGGTAACGGAAAAGCAATCAATATATTAAATAATTTATCGATAGATTTAGATTTTTTACGTAGAAAAGTTGAAATTCTAAGCCCAGCAAATCCAACAGTTAGCATCGGAAACGATAAGAAAAACTTGCACCTAACTAGACAAGCTGAACGTGCGTTAAAAACAACTTTCCTCGAAGCAAAAGTTTTTCAGAGCACTTCTATTAGTACAGCGCATTTATTGCTTTGTATTCTTAGAAATGAGAATGATCCAACAACCAAACTGCTCAATAAGATGAAAATCGACTATGATGCAGCCAAAGAACAATATATAAATATGACGCCAAACAATGATGATTTCCTAGACAATCTGCCTCGTGCTGAGTCATTTAATGATGATTCAGGACAAGATGACAGTTTAAAAGAAGGTACGTTCGCCAGTCCTGCCAATAAATCCAATAAGAAATCTAAAACTCCGGTACTAGATAATTTTGGTAGAGATTTAACAGAAATGGCTGAGGAGGGGAAACTTGATCCTGTTGTAGGTCGTGAAAAAGAAATTGAAAGAGTATCGCAGATCCTGAGCAGACGTAAGAAAAATAACCCTTTGCTAATTGGTGAACCTGGAGTGGGGAAATCTGCAATTGCAGAAGGTCTTGCTCTAAGAATTATCCAAAAGAAAGTGAGCAGAATACTTTTCGGAAAACGTGTTGTAACTCTAGACTTGGCCAGCTTGGTTGCCGGAACTAAATATAGAGGACAGTTTGAAGAGCGCATGAAAGCGGTGATGAATGAACTTGAGAAGAATGATGATATTATTCTTTTTATTGACGAAATTCATACTATCGTGGGTGCAGGTGGTGCAACGGGGTCACTTGATGCTTCAAATATGTTTAAACCTGCTCTTGCAAGAGGAGAAATACAATGTATTGGTGCAACGACTCTTGATGAGTACAGACAGTATATTGAGAAAGACGGTGCATTAGAAAGACGATTCCAAAAAGTTATTGTGGAACCAACTAATATTGAGGAAACAATTGAAATCTTGAATAATATCAAGGATAAATATGAAGAACACCACAGCGTTACCTACACTCCCGAAGCGATTGAAGCTTGTGTAAAATTGACTAGTAGGTATATGAGTGATCGTTTCCTTCCAGACAAAGCTATTGATGCTTTGGATGAAGCAGGATCGAGAGTGCATATTACAAATATTGATGTGCCAAAACAGATTGTAGATCTTGAAGCGCAATTAGATGATGTTCGAGCACTTAAGAATACTGTGGTTAAGAAACAGAAATATGAAGAAGCAGCAAAACTTCGTGATGATGAAAAACGCATTGAAGCTGAATTAGCCGAAGCACAGAAAAAATGGGACGAAGATTCGAAAAATAATCGAATTGAAGTTACCGAAGATAATGTTGCCGATGTAGTTTCGATGATGTCTGGAATTCCGGTAAATAGAATTGCGCAAACAGAAAGTAATAAACTTGCAAAATTACCAGAACTTATAGAAAGCAAGGTAATTGGACAGAAAGAAGCAGTATTAAAAATTGCTAGATCTATCCAAAGAAACCGTGCTGGACTTAAAGATCCAAACAGACCAATTGGGTCGTTTATCTTCTTAGGACAGACTGGAGTTGGTAAAACGCAACTTGCAAAAGTTCTAGCGAAAGAATTATTTGATTCAGAAGACGCTCTTATCAGAATTGATATGAGTGAGTATATGGAGAAATTTGCAATCTCGAGACTTGTAGGAGCACCTCCTGGATACGTAGGATACGAAGAAGGTGGACAACTTACTGAGAAAGTAAGAAGAAAACCATATTGTGTAGTACTTCTAGATGAGATTGAAAAAGCGCATCCAGACGTATTTAATATGCTGTTGCAAGTATTAGATGATGGATATTTAACCGATAGCTTAGGACGTAAAATTGACTTTAAGAATACGATTATCATTATGACTTCAAACGTTGGAGCAAGACAACTTAAAGACTTTGGTCAAGGCGTTGGTTTTGGTACTTCTGCAAGAATTAGTCAGGCTGATGATAACTCAAAAAGTATTATCGAAAATGCACTTAAGAAAACATTTGCTCCTGAATTCTTAAATAGAATTGATGATGTAATTGTCTTTAATGCTCTGGAAAAAGAAGATATCAGTTTGATTATAGAAATCGAATTGAAAAAATTGTATGCTAGAATTAAAGAACTTGGATACATTCTTTCTATCTCTGACGAAGCAAAAGCATTTATTGCAGAGAAAGGTTTTGATAGACAATTTGGCGCAAGACCATTAAAAAGAGCTATTCAGAAATATGTTGAAGATGCCCTTGCCGAAGAAATCATTACTTCTAAAATTATAGTTGGAGATGAAATCTTTATGGATCTTGACAAAGATAAAAATGAATTAACAGTGGAAGTTCAAAAGAAAGAACAGCCAGCTGAATAA